The Streptococcaceae bacterium ESL0729 genome has a segment encoding these proteins:
- the rsmB gene encoding 16S rRNA (cytosine(967)-C(5))-methyltransferase RsmB: MAKNNNPRELALRVLNQVFNEEAYANIALNEALKNSQLSVLDKALVTNLVYGTISHKLTLEWYLKPFIKRTKKWVKNLLLLSLYQIVYMDKIPDSAAVDEAVKLAKGQGDKRLSGFVNGVLRNFLRTPRAQFSDIKKEADRLSIEYSLPVFLIKKLQEQFGQERTQNILESLNTPSKNSLRVNLAKVDFNREFDSLSKFFELEKSKLAATALLAKGGNLAASKDFKEGKITIQDESSQLVAPTLEIEGGEKILDACAAPGGKTVHMAEYLKDGHITALDLYDHKLKLINDNAERLGLTDKITTQKLDASKAFEEFGSEVFDKALVDAPCSGIGLIRRKPDIKYRKELEDFTSLQEIQVAILSNVGKTLKKNGIMVYSTCTIFDEENFQVVDRFLQENQDFEQVLIDSDNTNIVKDGCILLTPELYHTDGFFIAKFRKK, translated from the coding sequence TTGGCCAAGAATAATAATCCAAGGGAGTTAGCCCTTCGCGTTTTAAATCAGGTTTTTAATGAGGAGGCTTATGCTAATATTGCCTTAAACGAGGCCCTTAAAAATTCCCAGTTGTCAGTCCTTGATAAGGCTCTTGTGACCAACTTAGTTTACGGGACTATTAGCCACAAGCTAACACTTGAGTGGTACCTGAAGCCCTTTATTAAGCGAACCAAAAAATGGGTCAAAAATCTGCTCCTTCTTTCCCTTTATCAGATTGTTTATATGGACAAAATTCCTGATTCGGCAGCAGTTGATGAGGCTGTAAAACTTGCCAAAGGTCAAGGAGATAAGCGTTTATCTGGTTTTGTAAATGGGGTCTTAAGGAACTTCCTGCGTACACCGCGAGCTCAATTTTCAGATATCAAGAAGGAAGCTGACCGTTTGTCAATTGAGTATAGCCTACCAGTCTTTCTAATTAAAAAACTTCAAGAGCAATTTGGCCAAGAGCGTACCCAAAATATCTTAGAAAGCCTGAATACTCCAAGTAAAAATAGCCTGCGAGTTAACCTAGCCAAGGTTGATTTTAACCGAGAATTTGACAGTTTATCTAAGTTTTTTGAGCTTGAAAAAAGTAAGCTTGCAGCAACTGCCCTTTTGGCTAAGGGTGGAAATCTTGCGGCCAGTAAGGACTTTAAAGAGGGTAAAATTACCATTCAGGATGAATCCAGCCAATTGGTTGCACCAACCCTTGAAATTGAAGGCGGTGAAAAAATTCTTGATGCCTGTGCAGCCCCAGGAGGCAAGACTGTCCACATGGCTGAGTACCTAAAAGACGGTCATATTACAGCCCTTGACCTTTACGACCACAAGCTTAAATTAATCAATGATAATGCTGAGCGTCTGGGTCTAACTGATAAGATTACCACTCAAAAGCTTGATGCCAGCAAGGCCTTTGAAGAATTTGGTTCTGAGGTCTTTGATAAGGCCTTGGTTGACGCTCCTTGTAGTGGGATAGGTCTTATCAGAAGAAAGCCTGATATTAAGTATCGCAAGGAGCTTGAAGACTTCACAAGCCTTCAGGAGATCCAAGTGGCCATTTTGTCAAATGTTGGAAAAACCCTTAAAAAGAATGGTATAATGGTCTACAGTACATGTACTATTTTCGATGAGGAGAACTTCCAGGTGGTGGATAGATTCTTACAGGAAAATCAGGACTTTGAACAGGTGTTAATCGATAGTGACAATACTAATATTGTTAAGGACGGGTGTATTTTGCTTACACCAGAACTTTATCATACAGATGGTTTCTTTATTGCGAAATTTAGAAAAAAATAA
- a CDS encoding Stp1/IreP family PP2C-type Ser/Thr phosphatase, whose amino-acid sequence MKFTVLTDVGIKRVTNQDFADVYTNKQGQKIFILADGMGGHAAGNVASRLAVEDLGKLWQDTNFSSSHARDEISDWLVEKISVENQNIADLGRLDDFRGMGTTLEIVIVLGSDLISAHVGDSRTQIIRDNHLIKVTRDHSLVQELLDAGELTEEEAENHPNKNIVTKSIGQQTFLEPDINIVAIEAGDYILLSSDGLTNMVAKDEIVQVVEGPRTIEDKAEHLIELANNYGGHDNVTVILLEIDKEAC is encoded by the coding sequence ATGAAATTTACAGTACTTACGGATGTTGGCATTAAGCGTGTTACCAATCAAGATTTTGCTGACGTTTATACTAATAAGCAAGGACAGAAGATTTTTATACTAGCTGATGGGATGGGAGGACACGCCGCAGGTAACGTGGCCAGCCGTCTTGCTGTTGAGGATTTAGGTAAATTATGGCAGGATACTAATTTTTCTAGTAGTCATGCTAGAGATGAGATTTCAGATTGGCTAGTTGAAAAGATATCAGTTGAAAATCAAAATATTGCAGACCTTGGTCGCCTAGATGACTTTAGGGGGATGGGAACAACCCTTGAAATTGTCATTGTTCTTGGCTCTGATTTAATATCAGCCCATGTAGGGGACAGTAGAACTCAAATCATTCGTGACAACCACTTGATTAAGGTGACACGCGATCATTCTCTCGTTCAAGAACTTTTGGATGCTGGGGAATTGACTGAAGAAGAGGCTGAAAATCACCCCAATAAAAATATTGTGACCAAAAGTATTGGTCAGCAAACCTTCCTTGAGCCTGATATTAATATCGTAGCCATTGAAGCTGGGGATTACATTCTTTTAAGCAGTGATGGTTTGACCAATATGGTAGCAAAAGATGAGATTGTTCAGGTGGTTGAAGGTCCTAGAACCATTGAAGATAAGGCAGAGCATTTAATTGAGCTGGCAAACAATTACGGGGGGCATGATAATGTAACTGTTATCCTGCTTGAGATTGATAAGGAGGCCTGTTAG